A window of Candidatus Methanoperedens sp. genomic DNA:
TGCGGGCTGCACTGGGAATCATATTTTTCGCACATGGTTCCCAGAAGCTTCTGGGCTGGTTCGGTGGATATGGTTTTGATGCAACCATGCAATTTTTCCAGCAAATCGGGATACCAGCAATCATTGCCATGCTTATAATTCTTGGAGAATTTTTCGGTGGAATATTGATATTATCGGGATTATTCACGCGTGTTGCATCAGCATGGATCTCTATCATAATGCTTGGTGCGCTTTTCATGGTCCACCTGCCCAATGGTTTTTTCCTCTCAGGAGATAAAGCTGGCTATGAATATGTTTTTGCTCTCCTTTTCACTGCCCTCTACCTTATGCTGAATGGCGCAGGAAGTCTATCCCTGGATAGACTTATAAAAAATAAGGTTGGAAACGAAACACTCAAGAAATTGGTTTCATAAACCTTTTTTCTTAAATGGTCGGTCCACTCCCCAACCCGCTTCAAGCATTCTACACTCTGTGCATCATCATGCAATATAATTGATATAGTATCACCAATAAATAGTATATTACTACAATTGTAGCACTTGAGTATTACTTTTTGAACACTAATTTGAAAAGGTTTATAATAGATTAACTCAGTGATAATCTATGGTATAATGGTTGTTAGAAAAAATATCTCTCTTGAGACAACTCATCTTAAGAAGCTTGATCCGTTAATCACGAAACATAATGGAAATCTGAGCGCGGCTATAAGGGATGCCATTGATATCACTGAGACTTCTCTTCGACGCTATGGTTCTGTCGAGGAGGCAATATCAAAAATTGCCTCTGATAAAAAAGAATTAACAGGAAGGGAAGAGTCAGTAGAATCAGGAAAGAACGTTCTTCTCGGAAGGCCTATTTTCCTCTGGATGCTTGAATCTACAAAAGGCATTCCACTTGAAAAAGAAATATTTGAAGAGATACTTGATCCCCTGAAAATCGTTTCGATACCAGACCTTGATAAGAGGATAAATGAAATAAGCAGCGAATGCGGCTGGAACAGCCAGGTATCCATCTTTTGTATGGATTATATTAATCCGGCGACTGCGACTATTACCATAACAGGTGATAATGAATTTTATCGTGATTTTGTAGCCCACATTGTGGTAATGTTCCTTGTTAATAACAAATTCCTGGACATTGATGTTGTTCACAAAAGAGCAACGACTATCAGGATTGACCTGAAGTATCGTGAAAAAGGAACTCAACCTGTTGCAGCAATGAAATACTTCGGATATTTGAAAGACGCAGTGAAAGAATTCAAATCCAGGGAAGAATTCTGGAAAAACCTGATGGAAATATACCGTTCTGTGAATTATAATATGGTATCGCTTTATAAGGGGAATTATGAGGAGCTGCTTGCCTGCGATCCACTTACGGACGCAGGCATATTCGAATCAATATCTAAAAAACATATTGCCAGCATTCCTCACCAGGACTTTTTGAAACTATTAAAAAAAACCGAAGAATCCATGTTGATAGTGGATAAGATCGAGATAATGGAGAACAGCGTCAATATTTATCATAGTTACAAGAACGAAAAAGCGATCAAGAATATCCAGGATTATTATGTATCACTTCTAAAAGCAAACGGGCATGAATATGAAGCGAAATATTCCACGAGCCTTATAGTATTAAATCATGTCTGCTGCAAAGATTGATTATTGAATTATTGATTTATATTATTATTATCTTTCCTGCAATATCCTTGCACGCAGCCATGAACCGCGCAGGATCCACGCAAGGGAATGTATCTATCAAACAAATATCACATCCATTAACGGCCATATCAAGTTTGCGTATATCCCCATGGTAAACCAGAACTTCTGATTTCCCCTCTGCTCTTGCAAGTAGCACTGGCTCATCCGCAATCAGTTTGTCATAATCTGCTTTCTCAAAATTAATTTTGATCCCAAGGGCACTTGAGTTCGCTTTGATATTTAAAATGGTATTCTTGAGTGCAGGAAGCCAGGCATCATTGAGGACTACCTTTTTAGCACCTGCAAGAACGCATAACAACCCAAGTGTACCCGGACCGCAAAAACCATCGGCCACTATTGCATTTTCCAGTTCTCCTTTAAGGTAAAGTTCCTCTATTTTTGCAATTTTTGTGTTATTGAACTCTATGTGGATCAGTGACTGGTTCTTGTAAATGCACAATTCCCCGAACAATGACGAGATAACATCACATCGCATATCACATCCAGAAAGCAATTCATACGTATGAGGGGAGCTGTTGGTATCAAGGATGCCGATGCTCTGTGATTGCGTACCCTTTCTTTTTATAACTCCTTTAACTTCCGGTACTTTTTCGACTATTTCCCTGGCAATGTCTTTTGTCACGGAATCCATAATAAGAACCAGGTTTTTTTCATTGAGCCTTGGCGGATATGGTATCTGATAGCCAAAAGAGATAAGCGGGGTCCCGACTTCACGAAGGGCTGCATCCTGGGGGAAGAATCCTTTTTCTTTCAATATCGAAAGAACATTCCAGATAACAAGGTCCAGGTGCCTCTTCCTGCAATTAGTACACTGGCCGAAATTTTTATCGATTTTTCCTGATATCGGGGCATTTTTAGCCAGTACAGGATCGCAAGGGCACAAGCCGCATGCCATATACATACTTAATATATCATCCAGCACTTTCGGGGCAGGAAGAATGCAATCCCCATTGCATGTCGGACATTTCATAGGATCATTCGGATGCAAAATCTTTCATGATTGATTTCTTTGGGACGCATGACCTTAAAGCGATATGCCAGGTATAAGCAAATAACACAAGGGTCACCATTGCAACCGTATCAAGTAATTCAAAAAATACCATTGTGCCAGGTATATTCAATCCTTCAAATAATTCATGCGCCATGAAAAACGTACTGAATAAGAATATATATATGCAATTTTTTTTAAAAAAAGATTCTTTTACCAGGGATTTTAGGACTAACTCATTTTTTTCTACATCCTTCCACAAGAACCATATTTGAGCTAATAAAAAAATAAAAATTAAATATGAAGAGAACATAACAAATTCTATATATTTATATAAAGTATAATAATCCATACATTTAACGTCCTATTAACCTAAGGATAATTATTAAATCTGATAAACATTTCGGTGAATGCATTCACCAAGATCGGAAATAAACAGCTCAATAGTACTCTCAGTAAGATGAGGCATTATTATCAATCTCATGGCTTTTGGATTTCGCGTTAGGGAAGTAACCCAGCCCCTGGAACGCAATTTTTTCCTGACCTCATCAAGATCAGGCACGTCAAGAGCTACGATGTTCATTGCAGGCTCGGCCAGCGGTTCAATCCCCAGGTCACGGGCTCCATCCACAAGCCTGCCAGTCATTTTCATACATCTTTTCACGATTTTTTTGTATCCTTCTGTTCCAAGGTGCATCATAACGGCATAAGCAGCCGCAACTGCCGCCCCGCTTCGTGTGCCAACCAGGGAATGTTGCTTCCTGATTGTCAGGTAGGGTGTATCGATCTCCAGTGGAAGAAGACAGGCTTCTTCCCTGAACAGGAGACCTCCTGCAGGAATAGTGGACATGCCCATTTTATGGGGGTCTGCTGTTATTGATGTAACTCCCTGCACTGAAAAATCAAAATCATATTTTTTATCAAGAAAAGGTATGACATATCCCCCAAAAGCTGCGTCTACATGCAAAAACAGGTCATGTGACAACGCAAGTCTGGCCAATCTATCTATCGGATCGATCTGGCCGAATTCCGTTGAGCCTGCAATACCAACAAGTGCAATGGTGTTATCATCGATAAGGTTTGAAACTGAATCTATATTCACCCTGAATTCCGTATCAAGTGAAGCTTTTCTTATCTCTATTCCAAGAAGATCTGCTATCTTATCGAAAGAGAAATGGGCTGAACATGGAACGATCATGTTAGGATGCTTCTTTTTGCTCATGTTCCTGGCAGTCCTCAACGCCTGGATATTGGATTCCGTGCCCCCTGTGGTAATGTAACCGCATGCGTTATCATCACCAAGCATGTTTCCCATCATCTTTACTACTTTATCTTCAAGTTCCTTTGTTCCCTGGAATAAACCAAAGTCCCCCATATTTGATGCGATGAATTGCATGTGGGCTTTTACAGCTATCGGGTGAGGTCTTGTGCACATGGCACTCATGACCTTATCATAGGAAGTGTCTTTTTGCATAGCATTTTTAAGCTGGGATAGTACTTCCTTTTCAGATTGCCCTTTCAGGTTCATGTGCTAAACTCCCGAATACTTGCTTATAAAAGTTTGTTTATTGTACAGGAGCAGAGTAGAGGAGCCAAAAGGTTCTGGATGGAATCCATAATGATGGGTTGTAGCTCCTCTATCTTTTCAAATATGCAAGCTGAAATATAAATAAACCGACAATTTTTAAAGATTATTTTCAGTTTCTAAGCAAAAACAATGTGTTTTTTAGTTTAAAATAGTTCATGGTATATAGAATAACAATAAAAACACCAAAAAATGCTTATTTTCATGAACTTTGGATGAATTCATAGAATTTATCCCAATCAAGTACAGTGGAAACACATCCTGCTTTTTCAAGAACAATTCCCACTCCGAAAAGGTCGATTTTTTCGCACATTTCAAGCCCGGCTTTTATTTCGGTCATACATCCAATTCCCAGTATTGCCTCTGGCTTGTGTTTTCGTACCAGCCGCCTGATAAAACTTGAACCCGGTACGATAAAAACCTTATAACCAAGCATTTCTGCGCTTTTCTTGGCCTGTCCGATCTCACATGCACCGCAATTTTCGCATTGCATGCCCTCAGGACTGAGCTTGGATGGGCAGGTGGTGGCTCTTAAGCATTGTGGAAAAAATATCAGCCTTTTATTAACCGGCGTGTTCCTGAATTTGCGCAGGGATATCTTGTTCTTAAGCTCTATACCTACATCATCTACAATGGAGTCATCCATTTTGATAAGCCTGAATAAAGCCTTGACCAGGTTTTCAAGAAGAGTGATAGAGAAAAGCATAAATCCCGGAAAAATAAATTTCTCTGTCTTAAATGAGTAAGCAATAAGAAATGAACCCAGAATTGCTATTATCAATAAAAAAGCCACGAAATATACTACAGCTTCGCCGATTATTGTGAATAAAGGTTCAATTTCTATTGCCATTATATAGTAAGAATATTTTTATCATCTTAAGATTATCTGAAAGGTTAAATTAATTTTTATTGGCTTAAGATTATCTGAATGGCGTCTCCTTTTTACCAGAAGAATTAGAAACCTCTAAATATCATTAATGTTCAAGAAAGTAGGGTGATTTAATGGGACACATAAGAAGTATGATAGGAGAGGCGCTTGTGGGCGATGGTAATGAAATTGCACACATAGACCTCGTAATAGGCCCAAGAGGAGGCCCGGTTGAGACAGCATTTATGAATTCACTTGCGATGCCCAGGGAAGGACATACGCCGCTTCTTGCGGTGCTTGAACCGAATATCCAGCCAAAACCATGCACATTAATGGTGAACAAAGTTACTATTAAGAACGCGAACCAGGCCATATTGATGTTCGGGGCCGGACAAGCGGCTGTGGCAAAAGCGGTAATTGATAGTGTAGAGGAAGGAGTAATTGCAAAGAGCGATGCTGAAGATCTCTTGATAATAGTTTCGGTTTTCATCCACTGGGAAGCCAGGGATAAACAAAAAATATACGATTACAATTACGAAGCCACAAAGCTGGCAATAAAACGGGCAATAGCAGGCGAACCTTCTGTGAAAGAAGCTCTGGCGCAAAAGGATAAAGCGAAGCATCCATTCGCATGAATAAGAATCTAATTCATATTTCAAGAATGGTATTTATTTCTTCAAGGGCTTTCGCATAAACTCCATTTTTCCTTAAATATGCAGCAAGCTTAAGGGGACGGTTGCCGCCTGGATGGTATGTGATAACTGCTGACGGTGCGCACTGTTTTGTCATACTGATAAGACCGTTCACATCCATGTGATCGCTGATATTGATGGTGGGAAATTTAATATCCTTTCGTCCTGTCAGTATGAATTTCGATGCGCAGGTGAGCCTGGAAATTTCACCCGGCGTGGTTATTTTAATACCGCAATTGCTATCAAGGTCAGCAAGCTGCCCTGCATCTTTCATTAATCCGTCAGTAAGCGCATGAGATACCGGATCCATACCGATCTTTCCCGAATAACCGGATTCACGAATGAGTTTGACTGCACGCTGCGCCTTCCCGAACGCATAAGCGCCAAAGGCAATA
This region includes:
- a CDS encoding DoxX family protein, translating into MSEKNNHYSLIILRAALGIIFFAHGSQKLLGWFGGYGFDATMQFFQQIGIPAIIAMLIILGEFFGGILILSGLFTRVASAWISIIMLGALFMVHLPNGFFLSGDKAGYEYVFALLFTALYLMLNGAGSLSLDRLIKNKVGNETLKKLVS
- the mfnA gene encoding tyrosine decarboxylase MfnA, whose amino-acid sequence is MNLKGQSEKEVLSQLKNAMQKDTSYDKVMSAMCTRPHPIAVKAHMQFIASNMGDFGLFQGTKELEDKVVKMMGNMLGDDNACGYITTGGTESNIQALRTARNMSKKKHPNMIVPCSAHFSFDKIADLLGIEIRKASLDTEFRVNIDSVSNLIDDNTIALVGIAGSTEFGQIDPIDRLARLALSHDLFLHVDAAFGGYVIPFLDKKYDFDFSVQGVTSITADPHKMGMSTIPAGGLLFREEACLLPLEIDTPYLTIRKQHSLVGTRSGAAVAAAYAVMMHLGTEGYKKIVKRCMKMTGRLVDGARDLGIEPLAEPAMNIVALDVPDLDEVRKKLRSRGWVTSLTRNPKAMRLIIMPHLTESTIELFISDLGECIHRNVYQI
- the fae gene encoding formaldehyde-activating enzyme gives rise to the protein MIGEALVGDGNEIAHIDLVIGPRGGPVETAFMNSLAMPREGHTPLLAVLEPNIQPKPCTLMVNKVTIKNANQAILMFGAGQAAVAKAVIDSVEEGVIAKSDAEDLLIIVSVFIHWEARDKQKIYDYNYEATKLAIKRAIAGEPSVKEALAQKDKAKHPFA
- a CDS encoding DUF116 domain-containing protein, giving the protein MLFSITLLENLVKALFRLIKMDDSIVDDVGIELKNKISLRKFRNTPVNKRLIFFPQCLRATTCPSKLSPEGMQCENCGACEIGQAKKSAEMLGYKVFIVPGSSFIRRLVRKHKPEAILGIGCMTEIKAGLEMCEKIDLFGVGIVLEKAGCVSTVLDWDKFYEFIQSS